One Triticum dicoccoides isolate Atlit2015 ecotype Zavitan chromosome 4B, WEW_v2.0, whole genome shotgun sequence genomic window carries:
- the LOC119291618 gene encoding uncharacterized protein LOC119291618 isoform X2, which produces MAIHVAVVVVLRATGWNRRHCTPLSSLCHCRRRGQAEASVRRRRTSRISAPPLKPPDGALHCLKDYYCLAQLLKKRSWDLGGMTHLDTKPISIGGSPNHSQSPVAHSRIRDDETQETEAGKSLNEKLTCANGPNDSFPQHGELPLPEVSTSVGDADMQDSVKSLSEKLSAALLTISAKEDLVKQHAKVAEDVVAGWELAEGEVSNLKRPLDASSLKNPSLGSLWLPRRRRPSSPPHPGLSPPCPPKGCCCSRRCTTGGAHRLWRSALLPARIFFVAE; this is translated from the exons ATGGCCATCCATGTCGCCGTTGTCGTCGTTCTTCGCGCCACCGGATGGAATCGCCGCCACTGCACGCCTCTGTCGAGCTTGTGCCATTGCCGTCGTCGCGGGCAGGCAGAAGCCTCTGTACGGCGTCGCCGCACAAGCCGGATCTCTGCACCTCCTCTCAAGCCGCCGGATGGCGCCCTCCATTGCCTGAAGG ATTACTATTGCCTAGCTCAACTTCTCAAAAAGAGGAGCTGGGACCTGGGAGGAATGACTCATCTG GATACCAAGCCTATCTCCATTGGTGGTTCCCCAAATCATAGCCAATCACCTGTAGCTCACTCAAGAATTAGAGACGATGAAACCCAAGAAACTGAAGCAGGAAAATCATTGAATGAGAAGCTAACATGTGCAAATGGGCCAAATGATTCTTTCCCACAGCATGGTGAACTACCACTGCCAGAGGTCTCTACAAGTGTAGGAGATGCTGATATGCAGGATTCTGTGAAGAGTTTAAGTGAGAAGCTCTCTGCTGCTCTTTTGACTATCAGTGCTAAAGAGGACTTGGTGAAGCAGCATGCAAAAGTTGCAGAAGATGTTGTTGCAG GTTGGGAGCTTGCTGAAGGTGAAGTTAGTAACCTGAAGCGGCCACTTGATGCTTCATCTCTGAAGAATCCCTCTCTGGGGTCGCTCTGGTTGCCCCGTCGTCGTCGCCCATCCTCTCCACCCCACCCCGGCCTGTCTCCTCCCTGCCCGCCGAAAGGATGCTGCTGCTCACGCCGCTGCACCACTGGAGGAGCGCATCGACTGTGGCGCTCGGCTCTCCTCCCTGCCCGCATCTTCTTCGTCGCCGAGTAG
- the LOC119291618 gene encoding uncharacterized protein LOC119291618 isoform X1, translating into MAIHVAVVVVLRATGWNRRHCTPLSSLCHCRRRGQAEASVRRRRTSRISAPPLKPPDGALHCLKGLKLDFHYVGLADYYCLAQLLKKRSWDLGGMTHLDTKPISIGGSPNHSQSPVAHSRIRDDETQETEAGKSLNEKLTCANGPNDSFPQHGELPLPEVSTSVGDADMQDSVKSLSEKLSAALLTISAKEDLVKQHAKVAEDVVAGWELAEGEVSNLKRPLDASSLKNPSLGSLWLPRRRRPSSPPHPGLSPPCPPKGCCCSRRCTTGGAHRLWRSALLPARIFFVAE; encoded by the exons ATGGCCATCCATGTCGCCGTTGTCGTCGTTCTTCGCGCCACCGGATGGAATCGCCGCCACTGCACGCCTCTGTCGAGCTTGTGCCATTGCCGTCGTCGCGGGCAGGCAGAAGCCTCTGTACGGCGTCGCCGCACAAGCCGGATCTCTGCACCTCCTCTCAAGCCGCCGGATGGCGCCCTCCATTGCCTGAAGG GTCTCAAGCTTGATTTCCACTATGTTGGTTTAGCAGATTACTATTGCCTAGCTCAACTTCTCAAAAAGAGGAGCTGGGACCTGGGAGGAATGACTCATCTG GATACCAAGCCTATCTCCATTGGTGGTTCCCCAAATCATAGCCAATCACCTGTAGCTCACTCAAGAATTAGAGACGATGAAACCCAAGAAACTGAAGCAGGAAAATCATTGAATGAGAAGCTAACATGTGCAAATGGGCCAAATGATTCTTTCCCACAGCATGGTGAACTACCACTGCCAGAGGTCTCTACAAGTGTAGGAGATGCTGATATGCAGGATTCTGTGAAGAGTTTAAGTGAGAAGCTCTCTGCTGCTCTTTTGACTATCAGTGCTAAAGAGGACTTGGTGAAGCAGCATGCAAAAGTTGCAGAAGATGTTGTTGCAG GTTGGGAGCTTGCTGAAGGTGAAGTTAGTAACCTGAAGCGGCCACTTGATGCTTCATCTCTGAAGAATCCCTCTCTGGGGTCGCTCTGGTTGCCCCGTCGTCGTCGCCCATCCTCTCCACCCCACCCCGGCCTGTCTCCTCCCTGCCCGCCGAAAGGATGCTGCTGCTCACGCCGCTGCACCACTGGAGGAGCGCATCGACTGTGGCGCTCGGCTCTCCTCCCTGCCCGCATCTTCTTCGTCGCCGAGTAG